The Perognathus longimembris pacificus isolate PPM17 chromosome 3, ASM2315922v1, whole genome shotgun sequence nucleotide sequence TGGCTCAAGGaaagataggtgtgtgtgtgtgtgtgtgtgtgtgtgtgtgtgtgtgtgtgtccgtcccggggcttgaactcagcctggacgctgtccctgagctttttcactcaaaattagtgctctgccacttgagccactgcgccacttccagcttttgagtggctcactggaaatgagtctcacacttTGCTGCTGGGCTGGTTtaaaacagtgatcctcaggtccAAATCAGAAGCCCAACGTCCCTCCTATCACCCTCTTTCGGGTCCTGTCCGCACTTCCCCGCAATGCCCACTCCCCTGAAAGTGGGGAGCTTCCCTGTCAGGGCAACAATTGCAAATAGTATCCTCCTGCTAAGCCCACCTGCACCCCAGGATGGTCATGGTCACACGACGGGCCAAAGGAGGGTCCAAACCGTGGGCACTAGAAATTCAAGGGTGCCCAGAAAACTTGGGGACAATGAGACTGGGTATCCTAGACCGGTGCACCCCACCAGGGATCAGGGAGAGTGGGGGAGCTGAGGGATTGAACAGGAGGATGGAGGCCTTCCGAGGAGTGGACGTGTAGTGCCTTTGGCGGCCTCAGGCCTAGGCACTCTGACACCCACCATTCGCGATTTCCAGGGCGCCATGCTGTCCTCCTGGCCTGCAGCTCACCGTGGCACTACCAGGAAGCAGGCCCAAGCTCCCAGAGCTATCTCCGAGGATATGGCAGCGACCGGACTCTCATGGAGGAGCCAACGCCCACTGCTTTCGCTGGTGATCGGATACTTCTTACCGCCAGTAAgaagtcccctcctccccccccccacccccaggggccgTTTGTAACTGGACAATTCTTACCGCCAGCAAGAAGGCCCTACCCGTCGCGGAAGCTCGTGATTAGACAGTTCTTAAAGCCATCAAgtaggccccgcccaccacccgGGTGACTGTTGATGTTTGACTGAATCCAAACGGCTGCCGAGAGCCCAGAGAATCAAGAAACCCACCCGGCCCTGACGTGCAGATTGCCTGGAGCTGAGCTCAGCCACCACGGTCCCTGGCCCGGAGATCAGCTGCTCACAAAGCAGAACATGTTCTGACTTTCCATCGCTGCACCTGCATCAACCTCCAGGAGATGGGGTCAGAGGTCCAGACCCATGATTCCCTGAAAACCACTTCTGACCTCACAGAAGTAGGGGTGTGCAAGGCAAGACAGGGCAAAGTAGGGGagggcaaggcagggcagggcaaggcagggctgggcaccCTCAACATTGTCACACTTGAGAAACTGGACATGAGTAGTTGGCTTTGTGGTGAAGGCTTTCTCTTAACTTTTTCCTCAACTTACCAAGTTCaaactaagaaaattaaaaacaagccagggggctgggaatgtggcttagtggtagagtgcttgcctaacatgtatgaagcccttccttaccaccacataaacagaaaagactggaagtggcgctgtggctcaagtggtagaatgctagccttgagcaaaaagaagccagggacagtgctcaggacctgagtttaagtcccaggactggcaaaaaaaaaaaaaaagtcaggtgcctggggctcaggaagatgagatctgaggatcccagtttgaagccagcctgtgcaggaaagtccgtgaggcacTTTCTCCAATAAgacatcagaaaacaggaagtgaacttgtggctcaaagtggtagagcaccagccttgaacatgagttcagggacaacacagatactacaagttcaagccccatgactgatgaagAGAGGAAAACCAACAAGGGAATTGTTTACTGAGTGCGTGGATAAACAGGAGTCATATGCCAGCTGCCAGCCGTGTTCTTCAGAAGAATcatgaaggaagaaagcaagtatATTTGCGCTAGCTCAGAGAGGCAGCTGACTTCAGCCAAGGACACAAGGAAAACCTCATATTCTGAGAAAACCTTGTCAAACTCCCAGGCCAGGTTAAGTTCTGGTGACATCCACTTGTGGCTTATtagttttatgtggtactgaggaatcaaacccagggcttcatgcataccaggcaagcactctaccatgaagccatattcccagcccaatggtgCATTTTCTATTTCCAATTGTTACTGTATTCTATTTTTCTGGTGATCCTATTAAGTTGTGATTATTTCAAAACACCTTatgatcgggctggggatatagcctagtggcaagagtgcctgcctcggatacacgaggccctaggttcgattccccagcaccacatatacagaaaacggccagaagcggtgctgtggctcaagtggcagagtgctagccttgagcgggaagaagccagggacagtgctcaggcactgagtccaaggcccaggactggccaaaaaaaaaaaaaaaaacaccttatgaTCAAAATGATATTTGAGCACAGCActagtgattcatacctgtaacactagctgctcagaaagctgagatctgaggatcagtttgaagccagactgggcaggaaggtctgagactcttatcagcaattaatcagtaaaaagaagtggaggtattgctgaagtggtagagtgctacccatgagcaaaaaaggcaagTTGAGAGTGTGAGGGCCCCAGGTCAGGCCCTAGTGATGGAGGgaaaacacattatttttaagaCTCATAGTAGCCAGAAAAGAATATTACTTTTGGAATATTTCACTCAggtcatgtacttttttttttttttttcccagtcctgggccttggactcagggcctgagcactgtccctggcttctttttgctcaaggccggcactctgccacctgagccacagcgccccttctggccgttttccatatatgtggtgctggggaatcgaaccgagagcttcatgtgtaggaggcaagcactcttgccactaggccatattcccagccccatctacaCAAATTTCTTTGCATCCAAATGTTAGATCATGTAATATGATCATGGGATAATGATGTACTCCCAGGCACTTTTTCAGGACTGTTCTCCAGCCAGTTTTCACATGAGAATGTGACTGCATTAATGCCTTCCCACACTGCTTACGTAGGGTAGAGCTAGATATGTATCTCAGTTGCCATAAGAAAATATCAGACATAAACAGCATGAAGTTActcatttgagttttttttttttttggccagtcctgggccttggactcagggcctgagcaccggggcttcttcccactcaaggctagcactctaccacctgagccacagcaccacctctggccattttccatatatgtggtgctggggaatcaaacctagagcttcatgtgtaggaggcaagcactcttgccactaggccatattcccagcccccatttgagATGTTTTTGAACAGGGTCTCATTAAGCAACCAAGCCTGGCCTTGAATTAACATAGCTCAAGCTAATACTGAACTTGTAAATCCCACCACATCTTACTAAAGAGAATTATTTGTCTTGGTTTAAGGTTGCACAGATTTCTGCTAGCCATTGGCATTGTTGATTCTGGCCCCTATTGAGAAAACATCTTATGGTGATGGACATTAGGTTTGAGGTTACAACCCTATGGagaaaaggaagtagaaaaaatgaggcagaataaggGCCAGGTAAAACCTTCAAAGGCACCAAGCactggagctcatgcctgtaatcctagttactcaggagactgagaagatctcagttcaaagacagcacaggGAAGAAGTCTATAAATTCCGAtctccaatcaccaaaaagccagaagctgatctgtggctgaagtggaaagAGTAATATAGCCTTAAGCAAGAcagttcagagacagtacccagcccctgagttccagccccaggactggcataaagaaatgaaacaaaacaaaaacatcaagccGCCTCTACCCTGACCTGTCTCCAAGATTTTCTACAGCCACCCAACACAGCTGCTAACAGCTGGGCAGCAAGCATTCGACAAGGAAGCTGGTGGAAGCATTCTATATTCAAATCAAAACACAGGAACTGTGCCTAGTATGAGTTTGTTGATGTTCATAAGAAACAACACATTTCTACATTGTTTACATATGCaaagtttttttccatttcaacaGACCTTAAaaagccttaattttttttaattttttttttgtcagttgggtggctgaaatcagggcctgggcaatgtccctcagattttctattcaaggctagagctctttgagccactgctccactttcatttttctggtggttaactggagatagtctcagagactttcctgcctggctttgaatcgtgattttcagatctcagtctcctgagtagtaagaattagtcatgaggggctggggatatagcctagtggcaagagtgcctgcctcggatacacgaggccctaggttcgattccccagcaccacatatacagaaaacggccagaagcggcgctgtggctcaagtggcagagtgctagccttgagcgggaagccagggacagtgctcaggcccggagtccaagccccaggactggccaaaaaaaaaaaaaaaaaaaagaattagtcatgagccaccaccagcttAAAATGTTTCTTGAAAATGTAAGATTCCTTTCTACTGAGTTCTTGTATGTTATTTGCTATAACTGGAACAAATTAAAAGCTTTACCACACTGCAAAAGATTTCTCTCCATGACTTCATAAATGTCTTTGAACATCAACCAAAAGAAAGCCTTTTAatgcatactgctttccagtgtaAGATTTCTGTATactaagttattttttaatatatttgtggaaaaacataaaaattactgCTTTCCCACATTCCTTACACATGAATTCTGCACTGAATTTGGTCACATTTTTTAACCCCATTGAAAAGGATTTCCACATTGCTGACATAGAAAGGGCTTCTTTCCAGTTGTTTGTGCAAAAACTAGGATCACTGAAAGTTTCTCCATATTCGTTACATGGGATGGGCTCTCTCCATTGTGaattcatgattttattttttatgatttatttaatgacttttcctttatgtggtactaaagaaccaaactcagggcctcatacatggtaggcaagcactctaccactaaaccacaatcCCAGTCCGAATTCATGGTGTTTCTTTtcccattcctgggacttgaactcagggcctgaacattgtctctgagcttctttttctcaaagctagcactctactacttgagccatagaaccacttctggcttttactgtttatgtgatactgatgaattgaacccagggtttcatccatgctaggcaagcattctactactaagccacattcccagcccctgaattcatgTTTTTGAACATCGAATTAAGAAGTCTGTCCCACACTGCTTACATACATAAAGCTTCTCCccagtgttttattttgtgtgtgtgtaaggaactAGAATCACTGAAAGCTTCCCCACATTCATTACAGAGGAAGGGTTTCTCTTCATTGTGAGTTCGTTCATGTTTCCGACGACCACTCAGAGTAAAGAAGGCTTTCCCGCACTGCTTACacacatagggcttctctccagtgtgagttcTCTCATGAATGAGACAGTGACTGGATTGCCCAAATGCTTTCCCACACTGATTACAgacataaggtttctctccagtgtgagtcCTCTCATGTATGGTCAGATAGCCGCAGGACCTAAAGGCTTTTCCACACTGTCTGCATACGTAAGGCTTCTCTTCAGTGtgagttattttatgtttgtgcAAGGAACTTGAGTCACTGAAGGCTTTCCCGCACTCCTTACACAGAAAGGGCTTTTCACCACTGTGAATTCGTTCATGTTTTCGAACATCACTCAAAGAATAGAAGGTTTTCCCACACTGCTCACATGcacagggcttctctccagtgtgagttcTTTCATGCCGGATGCGGTGACTGGACTGCCGGAAGGCCTTCCCACAGTAGCTACACACATAAGGCTTTTCTCCACTGTGCGTCCTTTCGTGAATTTTAATGTAACTGGAAGAACTAAAAGCTTTTCCACACTGCTGACACACATACAGCTTCTGTATGGTGCTTTCAAGTATTTCAGGGGAGGTGGGACGACTGAAGACACGTCCACACTGCTCACACTTGTGGGTTCTGGCTCCAGGGTTGGGGCCCTCAACCTTCTGGGAGCACTGGGGATCACTGAAGGCTCTCCCACACGCAGTACATTTACACGGCTTCTCTTCAAGTTTCCGATACTCATGGAGTTTGGAGTCAGTGTAAGTTCTGAAGGCCATGCTCAAGGGTGAATGCCTGAAGATGTCAAAAACACTTGCTTCCACTCCAGCAGCGGTTTTAATGCTCATAACAGAATCTAGAGTACTGCGGAAGATTTCTTCACCctgcagaccttttttttttttgccaatcctggggctggaactcagggcctgggcactgttcctacaCTTCTTaggttcaagactagcactctaccacttgagccacaacaccacttctggctttttgagtagtttattagagagaagaatctcacatactttcccggctgagctggcttcaaactacagtcctcagatctcagcctcctgagtagctaggtttgcaggcatgagccactggccaagTTTCCATAAATCTTGAACCCTGAAAATAAGCAAGAAGACATTACTGAGCCATTATCTTGCCATGCTTTATCAGGAGAATTACTGGTTTCATGTCCTGATAGAATCATAGAACACAAACGTCTGGATTCTCTGTAGGATGGCGATAACAGACGCGGTCTTATTACCAGGTATATTCATATGCTTCCCAGCAGAGTATTCTGTAAACATGGACAGTCTATTTCATATTCAAATAAAGTTAGTTGAGTATTTCCTTTGTGAACAGTTGAGGTTCAAATCATTTGAATTTACAACTATTTGCAAACAGATAATGAGATAATTTGAAGAGAGCTCAAAATCCAAGCACAAAATTTGTATCTTTcacatataccatatatacaAAGCCTGAACATAACTTCATACATATTAATTAATTCTGTGCATGGGGAAACATTTTCTTACCTT carries:
- the LOC125347711 gene encoding zinc finger protein 239-like is translated as MAFRTYTDSKLHEYRKLEEKPCKCTACGRAFSDPQCSQKVEGPNPGARTHKCEQCGRVFSRPTSPEILESTIQKLYVCQQCGKAFSSSSYIKIHERTHSGEKPYVCSYCGKAFRQSSHRIRHERTHTGEKPCACEQCGKTFYSLSDVRKHERIHSGEKPFLCKECGKAFSDSSSLHKHKITHTEEKPYVCRQCGKAFRSCGYLTIHERTHTGEKPYVCNQCGKAFGQSSHCLIHERTHTGEKPYVCKQCGKAFFTLSGRRKHERTHNEEKPFLCNECGEAFSDSSSLHTHKIKHWGEALCM